The genomic interval GATACTCCCATTAAATGGATTCATAGATCTGATCGATTTGCTGAAAAACTAGCTACACCAGATGTAACTGTGGCAGATATAATAGGAGATGTAGACCCGATTAAGGCAGCAAATTTAAAATTAAGTTATGCAGATGATCGAGTAATACATTACGGGATGATCCCTAGAGCCAATAGATGCATTTTTGTGATTAATGAATTACCAGATTTACAAGCACGTATTCAAGTAGCACTCTTCAATATTTTACAAGAAGGAGATATTCAGATACGTGGTTTTAAATTGAGACTACCCTTAGATATGCAATTTGTTTTTACTGCAAATCCAGAAGATTATACAAATCGAGGTAGCATTGTAACACCCCTTAAAGATAGAATAGGATCCCAAATTTTAACGCATTATCCAGAAACGGTAGAAATCGCACGAACGATTACAGAGCAAGAGGCAAAACTAGATGAGCGTCAAAAATCTAAAATTCATGTTCCCAATTTAGTAATGGACCTCTTAGAGGAAATAAGCTTTGTAGCTAGGGAAAGCGAATTAATCGATGAGAAAAGCGGTATTAGTGCACGAATGAGCATTACGGCATTCGAGAATTTGATGAGTACCGCAGAAAGACGAATGTTATTATCTGGCGATAAAAATACTGTAATTCGTTATTCAGATATCTTAGGCATTATTCCAGCAATTACAGGTAAGGTAGAATTGGTTTATGAAGGAGAGCAGGAGGGTGCAGATGAAGTTGCAAAAATTTTAATAGGGGATGCTACAAAATCTTTATTCGATGATTATTTTCCTAAAATTGAAAAACTAACCAAAGAAGATCAGGAAGACCCTTATGAGAATATATTGGCTTGGTTCTTTGAACAAAATGGTTTTGAACTAGAAAATAATTTGTCAGATAGAGAGTATAAATTAATAATAGATAGTATTACACCTCTTGAAGATTTGATAAACAAATATCAGCCAGATACTTCAGAAAAAGATCGTTATTTTCTTAAAGAGTTTATTCTATTTGGACTTGTAGAATATAAAAAATTAAGTAAATATCAACTTACAACGGGGATGCGATTTAATGACTTATATGGAAACTATATTTCAGGGTTGGGATAGGTTTATTTAAACTATCAGTTTAAATGGAAGTAATAATTATATGAAAAACAACTAGTTGTCAATATTATTTAGTTCAAACTAAAAATTAAAAAACCCTCATTTGAGGGTTTTTCTTTTAATAATTATGATTGTTTTTACAATTAATTTTCAAATATAAGTTGCCCTGTAAAAAACTCTTCAACTTCTACAACTGGAGGTCTATTTACAGAAATAAGATCTCCCGTAGCTCGAACCTGACCTCTTAGACTTTCAATAGGATGAACTATCATTTTAGCAGCACTTACATGTTTAACTGAAATTTCATTTACTATCAGATCTCCTGCGTCTAGTTGGGGGTACTCATCAGATAAAACAAATAATGCTTTATCAGCATGTCCTGATAATACAAAATTGCTAGAGCCATTAATGCTTATCGTTAAAATTTCTACATCTAAATCTAAAAAAACATCCCCACTTTTATTAGCATCTGTTAATAATCTGGTAGGTTCAGTATTACTCCATATAAGTAGACTAGGATAGCTTAATGTGCCATCGCTCATAATGGGATAACTAGAAGCTTGTCTGATAAAAGATATATTGGGAGATGTTACTGTGACGACTGTTTTACCATAATCTCTAAAAATATTGCAGCTATTATCATTTCTCATTATCAAAGTCTCCTCTATAACATCTACATAAATTTCTGGAGCTATATTTTCACCAGTTTGAACAAATACACTTTGCTCATCCCCTTGCTTTAAAATAACGCGAATATCGTCCTCTAGCTGCAATTTATCAAAAAATGAAACTACAACTTCGTAACCAATGTCTTTTCCGTCTGTTTGCAAACAATCTGTACTATTTTCAGAATTACAACCTATCATCAAGATATTGATGAGTATAATAAAAGCTGATGTACGCTTTCGCGAAAGTATATAATACTCCATTCTTAACATATATTTTAAAATCATAATCTAATACCTAATCCAAATTCTACAGCCTCTGCCTTTGCTCCATGTGTCTTAACTGCTATAGACCCAAAGTATTGTTTACCAAAATAACGTTTTAAACCTACACGCTGATAAAATTTCCCTTGATAATCGTACGGGTAGTATACATAATAACCTACATTAGCAAGTAATGCCATTTTATTAAACTGTAATTCGTGTCCTAAAAATATACCGACTCGTTTCCAATCTTGATCCTCCGTAACACCAAACTGTGGGAATGCAGCTGCAAGAAAGGCAATCTCATTTTTGAGAAATTTGGAGAAAAAAGCTTCAACACCAAAAACTATTTTACTTTTTTTGCTTAGTGTTTTGTCTATGGATGTTGTGACAACTAGAAAAGACTCCCTTCCTAAGCCTAAATAATCACTTTCATTAAGACCGCTTTGTAAAGAAATATTAAAATGTATAGGCTCTTTATATTTCATTCTGGGACCTTTGGGAATGTAATCTGGAATCTCTCCGTTTTTGTAAATCAGCCCTAGATTGAAAGTAACTGAATTTGAGCCTGTATTTGGTGCTTTTGAATTTCCGTTAGAACCGTGTAAGAATGTAAGACCTCCTTGCAAAGAGATAGCAGGTGTAATTGATTGTTTATAATTTATCATAAATACGGTTGAACTAAATAAGCTGCTACCATATGCATTATTAGAAATATTTGTCTCTATATCAAAAGGATTAGAATTATAGCCTATCCCTTGAGCAACTCTGAACATTAGTTTTCTATTTAGAAAATAGAAATTAAAATGGCCCATGAAGTTATAGGTATTTCCTAATTCACTATTCTTAAGATTTTGATAAGCAAAGCTAAAGCCCCAATCAGGATAATTATAGCGTCTTTCCCATTCATTTAAGCCGTATGTTTTTCTATTATATCCTAAAACAACTCCTTCTGGATGGCCTTTTATTAATGAAGCAATATCTTTATTGTGTCGGAGTATATTACCATAAAAATAATTTACTTCTAATTCAAAAGGACTTGTATACTGTTGACTAAATAAACTTGTAGAAATGATAAAGATTAAAACAAGAAAAAGGAAATTGCGCATCGGGCAAAAATAGTTAAAGTATTAAAAGTTTGATAGGTTATTTTTAAGCCAAATATTTTATTAATGGTCGAGAAATTTTCAACCTAAATAAGGTCAGATTTATTATGTAGTGTCGTTTGTTACAGTCTAACAATATATTAACTAAATACTTGGTTATTTATGACAACTTTAAATCAGATTCTTCTGTGAACTAATGAGATCATAGTACTTTTAAAAAAACAATTTAAAAATTCAAATATGAAAACATTATATAAGGCAACTACCAATGCAAAAGGTGGAAGAAAAGGACAGATAAAGTCAGAAGATGGGCCGTTAGATTTAAAATTATCAGTTCCAAAATCTATGGGAGGCGAAGGTGGAGACGGTACTAATCCTGAGCAATTATTTGGAGCAGCTTACGCAGCTTGTTTTGGCAGCGCTATTCAATCTGTGGCAAAAAATGAAGATGTTGAAATTAATGAAGAAGAGTTAAATGTAGCTGCTACCATTTCTTTTAATAAAGACGATGACGGTTTCTTTCTCAAGGCAATTTTAGATTGTTATATTCCTGGTGTGGACATTAAAACTGGAGAAGATTTAGTAGAGAAAGCTCATGAAGTGTGTCCTTTTAGTAAAGCTACAAGAGACAATATTACGGTGACATTAAATCTTATGATAGAAGAATAACACTTATAATTTTTAAAGCAAAAAATCCGCAATAACAATTGATGTTATATGCGGATTTTTTTTGTGAACTCAACGGGACAGAGTTCGAACTTTTTGAAGGAAGATATTAGCTTAATTCTCTCAAAATCAATGATTATGAATAATGCTTCCTCGCAACGATTTAGTTCCACTTCATTTTCTGCAACCTGACAGCATTTAAAATAGCAAGCAAGGCAACACCTACGTCTGCAAAAACGGCTTCCCACATTGTGGCAAGTCCACCAGCTCCTAAAATGAGAACTATAATTTTTACGCCAAATGCTAAAACAATATTTTGCCAAACGATACTTCTGGTAGAACGGCCTATTTTTATGGAGCGAGCAATCTTTGAAGGTTGGTCGTTTTGAATAATCACATCGGCAGTCTCAATAGCAACATCGCTTCCTAAACCACCCATTGCCATACCAACATCACTTGCTGCCAGAACAGGTGCATCATTAATACCATCGCCTATAAAAGCGACTGTTGTATCTGGTTGTGCTTTGAGTTTTTCTACTTCGTTGAGCTTATCTTCTGGCAACAAACCACCTTTTGCCCAATCGATGCCTAATTCTTTGGCGACTTTTTGTGTAATGGAATCTTTATCCCCAGAGAGCATTATGATTTTAGAAATACCAGCCTCGCGAATTTGCTTAATCGCTTGATGGGCATCTTCCTTCAGTTCATCTGCAATCGTTACGTAACCTGCAAATTTGCCATCTATTCCTACCATTACTATGGATTCCACAATAGTATCAGTTTCTGAAGGGACATCAATGCTATTTGAAGTCATTAAAGCTATGTTTCCTACCAGCACGGTTTTTCCGTTTACGGTTCCTTTCAATCCTTTTCCCGCGATTTCAGTTACTTCGGTTGCATCATAGTCGGCACCTTCGGCTTTGTATTCCATTATGGCTTTGGCGATGGGATGTGTAGATTGCTCTTCCATTGCCATTAGGTATTTCATAAAGTCCGCTTTCGCGAAAGCGGAATCATTTACAACTTCCTTAATTTTAAATACTCCTTTTGTAACCGTACCGGTTTTATCCATTACCACGGTATTCACCTTAGTCATTGCATCCAAAAATGATGCGCCTTTAAACAGGATTCCGTTGCGAGATGCAGCACCCAATCCACCGAAATATCCCAGCGGAATGGATATTACCAAAGCACAAGGACAAGAGATAACTAGAAAGATTAAAGCTCGATATAGCCAGTCTCTGAACACATAATCATCTACAACGAAATACGGTAAAAAGGTCAGACCTATGGCTAAGAAAACTACAATAGGCGTGTAAACACGAGCAAATTTTCTAATAAACAACTCGGTTTTAGATTTACGAGCGGTGGCATTCTGCACCATATCTAGAATACGTGCGATAGAACTATCTTTAAATTCCTTGGTAGTTTCTACCTCAATAACTCCATCGAGATTGATGCTTCCTGCAAAGACAGATGCTCCTTTTTGAATAGTGTCTGGTTTGCTTTCTCCAGTAAGGGCTGCGGTATTAAAAGAGCCTTTATCTGAAAGCAAAATACCATCAAGAGGCACTTTTTCTCCCACGCGCACTTGAATTTTTTCGCCTATCTCAACAGTCTCAGGATTAACCGAAATGAAGTCGTCATTGCGATATACTAACGCCTCATTAGGTCGCACATCTAATAAAGCCTTGATATTTCCTTTTGCTCGGTTAACCGCTGCTTGTTGAAATAATTCGCCCACGGCATAAAACAACATTACAGCTACACCTTCTGGGTATTCTCCTATGGCAAATGCGCCCAAAGTTGCAATGGACATTAAAAAGAACTCCGTAAAGAAATCTCCATTCTTAATACTGTTCCAACCTTCTTTTATTACAGGGAAGCCAACAGGGATATACGCCACTGTATACCATACGATTCTCACCCATCCTTTGAAAAATGGTAGCGCGTCAAAATAATCAATTGCAATACCTATTATAAGCATTACAAAACTGAAAATCGCCGGTAGATAAGTTTTCAAATTAGAAACTTCGTCTGGACTGCTGTGATTGTGTCCATCACCGTGACTATGCTCGCCCTTATGTTCGTTAGGGTCTATGTCGCGTAAATTTACTTTTTTCTTTTTCATCTATTTTGATATCCAAATTTTTGCTTGTTCTTTATCTTTTAAATCGAAGTATTTTACTTCCGAGCTAGTGAAGAAATCGGTTGCCTTTGCTGCCCATTCCTGCCATTTTTCATTTCCAACGAATGCTATTTTCCCGTAATCCTTGATATGGGCTACATCAGTCTTGATGTCTTCCCAAAATCCTTTTATAGTATAGCCTTCAAAATCTTCCATTTCAAAATAAAAGTCCACTTTGCGACCTTTGTCGATGATTCGATGTATTTGTTTGTGAATGGTCTTTAAATTTTCTTCGTTCAATTTGCCTGAGAGCCTTGCTGCAATCAAGTTCTCTTTGTTCGTATCTATAAACTGTATCATAACTTCTTATTTTTAAGTGTTCAAAGTACAAGTTTAAACCGTGCAACGGAAGTGCAATTATCGTCCACTACATTTTTCGCATATTCCTTTAAGTACCAAGTTGGCATCTTCGGCCACGTACCCATCAGGCAAATTGATATGTGGTATTTTATGCTCTGTCAGACATACGGTCTCATCGCAATTATGGCAATGAAAATGCAAGTGTAAATCTTGGTCAATCTCACAGTTGCAACCACTTTCGCATAGCGCATATTTTGAAATGCCAGTACCATCATCTATTTGATGAACAATTTTCTTTTCTTCAAAGGTTTTGAGTGTACGATATAGTGTGGTGCGTTCCGCTTTCGCGAAAGCGGACTCAATATCTGTTAGTGCTACTGCAATTTCCTTTTCTGCCAAATATTTATAAATCAAAATGCGCATCGCTGTAGGACGTACTTGATGATTTTCTAATGTTTTTTCTATTTCGGTCATTGTTATTTCAGATTACTTTTTATTTTTTTTGCCTTCGATAAAGCTTCCCATCCTTCTTTTGCTGCGTATGGAACAATCAGCAGCGCAGCAATTGGGTCTGCCCACCACCAGCCTAACCAATTCACAAGTAGTAATCCTAATAAAACTACTACCGTTTGATAAAGGCAAATAAATGTATCCTTTGCATCAGCTTTTAGAGCTGGACTGTCCAATCTGTTACCATATTTCCTTTTGTAATAAATCAAAATGGGATTTACGATTAAGGATATTACTAATATCACAACCCCAATAGTTGACCAAGATGCGGTTTCTTGACTTATTAATTTAGATATGGAATCATAGGATATAAAGGCACAGATGAGCGCAAAAGAGATTGCAATGACATAAAGCGTTATCATTTTTCGCGTTTCTACACGTTTCTCATCTATTCCTTTGATTTCGCCGTGCAACCGCCAGCCCAATGTTCCAGCACTTATTACCTCGATGGTGCTGTCAAGTCCCCAGCCAATTAAGGCAGAGCTGTTTGATGTAAATCCTGCGATAAGCGATACGACCACTTCAATGATGTCATAGATGACGTTCCATATCTGTAGGGTTCTGGCTTCTTTTAAATTTCTCTTCCTCGTTTTTTTCATATCTCCTAATGTGAGTGTTCTGTATCGCCTTTGTTCATTTCTGCCATAAGGTAATAGGAATTATTAAATGCAAAACGTGTTTTTGGACTTGGGGTTTCAAAAAAACGTATCGCTATCCAGTCACCATCTTTTTCGCCAGTCATAACTTCTATGGGTGTAAAACTCCACGCATCGCCTTCCCTTTGCGCTGTAAATACATACGTCTTTCCAGCTTCTGTAACTACGGCACTTTCTGGTAGTGCTATAGTCTGCTGGTTGTCAACTTCAATTTTACCTTTTATATACATTCCAGGTATAAGACCGCCTTCTTTGTTCTCAATTTCAGCGTGAACGTGCACTGCTTTGGGATCTTGTTCGAAGGTCTGGCTGACTGAATAAATTTCGGCTTCCAGTTCTTTTCCTGGACGCGATTGAATACTAAAGCGCACTTTTTGTCCTTTCTTTACTTTATCTACATCTTTTTCAAAAACCATTAAATCTGCGTGTACGTGGTCTGTGTCTACTATTTCCATCAGATTGGTCTGTGGCTCTACATACTGCCCAGTTTTTATAAATACCTTTTCTACAACACCTGCAATGGGACTGCGTAATGCCACACGCTGGTAAATCGTACCATTGCGCACGCCACTTGCATTGATGTTGTACTGTCGCAATTGCGCTTCAAGGCCTTTTACCATTGCCGTAGATGCCTGATAGTCTGCGGTGGCCTTTTGATAATTCATACCAGATGCCACGCCAGCTTCATAAAGTCTTTTTTGACGTTCGTATTCTTGTTTTAAAAAAAGACTGTTGCTGTATGCATTTAGGTAATCACTCTGTATCTGTATAATACTGGGATGTGAGAGGTATGCTACCGCTTGATTTTTTTTAACCTCGTCGCCTTCAATTACTTCTATGGAAGCCACATTTGCTCCCGCAAGCGTGGTAATATTAGCTTCGTTTTGTGGTGGCACTTCAAGCGTTCCGTTTGCTTCTACGTAACCGCTCATATTGCGCTGCGCAAGAGTGTCAATTTCCATTTGTAAGGCTACAAACTGTTCTTGCGTAAGCATTACTTCTTTAGCCTCGCCTTCGGTATGGTTTTCTTCATCAGTTTCACCTTCAGAATGGTTTTTTTCTGTTTCAGAATGGGTGGCTTCATCGTGGCCATCTTCAGTTTTTGAGTCGCCACAACTGGTCAATAATAATGCTAGTAGCATCGTTTTAACAGGTATATATTTTATCGTTTTCATCTTTTTAGTTTTGGAAATATTGTAGTTCAAACAAGGCTTTTAAATAATTATCGAGTGCATCTAGCGCATCCATTTCAGTCTGGATGGCATCCCTGATGATTTGTGTGAATGCCGCATAGTCCAGCGCTCCTTCTTTATATGCCAGCAACGCACCCTTTCGCTGGTCTATGGCAAGCGGCAGCGCTTCGGTTTTATAGAAAAACCAAGTGTCCCGCCATCGCACATAATTTTGCATCGCTTGTGTATATTGAGATTGTAACTCACGCTGTTTATAGGCTGCATCGGTTTCTGCAATCTGTGTATCCAGTTTTGCAGCTTTTGCGCGGCTGCGGTCTGGGCCAGAAAACAGCGGAACGGTAATACCCACTTGATAGGTGTAGAAACCGCTATCGCCATTTACTCGTTGCAGACCACCTTGCAGATTGAACTTGGGCAATAGATTTACCCTTGCTGCATCATAGCTTGCCTGTGCTTCGTCTATACGCTTTCGCGAAAGCGATAATTCGGGATGATCATTCAATATTTCAACTGTCTCTGAAATCGAAATTTCATCAGCTTCCAATTCATCAGTAACGGTGTACATCGTATCTGGTGTCAACCATAGGTTGAGTTTTTGAAGAGCGATCAAATAGTCTGTTTCTGCCTGTTGAAATTTATTATTGACCCGCAAAGCTTGATTGCGCGCAGCATCATATTCCAGCCTTGAAATGGCTTCCACTTCATAATTGAGTTCTACAGATTGTGCAAACTGATTGTAAATACTGTCCAATTCTCGGTACAAGAGGAACTTCTTTTTTGCCTGAAAACCTTCTGACCAGGCTTTTTTAACTTCCCGTTCTACCAGGATTTTAGAAAGGTCAAATGCCGTTTGTGCCAACTCGATCCGTTGTTGTTGTAAACGTTCCTTGGCACCTATTCCCAGTAGATCAATATTCTGCTGTCCGATGCCTATCAAGGTATAAATGCCCTGACCATTGGCTACTTCCTCACCACCAGTAAATACCTGTGTATTTCCGAAATCATAAGCATTGCCTGTGAGTGCATTCTGTCTTTCAATTTCGAGTTGGCTCGTTTTAAGTACAGGGTAATTCTCTTTGGCAATTTCAACCGCTCGTGATAGTGTGATGGGTATGATACTGTCCTGAACAATACTATCCTGCAAAGGTGCTTGTGATTGTTTCGCTTTTTCTTCGACTGCTCTCTGGGCAGATGCCCAAGAGGTACCACCTAACATAAAACCAAGTATCAAAATTGTAGTCAACGCTTGCGTATTAAACGAACCAATCTTTTTCTGGTCTTTGCGCTCGCGTCTCTTTTCTATAAACGTATAGAGCACGGGAAGAACGACCAACGTGAGTAGCGTCGCTGTAAGCATACCACCGATAACCACTGTAGCTAGTGGTTGCTGCACCTCTGCACCAGCAGATGTGGAAAACGCCATAGGTAAAAAGCCAAAGATATCTGTAGTAGCCGTGAGCATAATGGGACGAATACGTTCTTTAGTCCCTTTAAATATTCTATCCTTTATACTTACGACACCTTCTTCTTTTAAAGAATTGAATCGGTTAATAAGTACCAGCCCGTTGAGAACTGCGACACCGAATAGCACAATAAATCCTACACCCGCCGAAATACTAAAAGGCATATCTCTCAACCATAAGGCAAACACACCACCGATGGCCGCCAAGGGTATCGCGATGTAAATCATTAAAGATTGTGAAAAGGATTTTAGAGCAAAGTACAGCAGTATGAATATTAAAAACAGAGCGATAGGCACAACGATTATCAAACGATCCTTTGCACTTTGCAGATTCTCAAATTCGCCACCATAGGTAATATAATAGCCCGATGGCAGATCCAGTTCTTCATCTAATCTTTTCTGAATGTCTTTTACTACAGATTCCACATCCCTTCCTCGAGCATTTACACCTACATAGGTTCTTCTATACGTATTATCACGTGAGATTTGCATAGGTCCAGGCACGTATTCAATCTCGGCTATTTCGATAATGGGCACCTGATTTCCATCCTTAAGATCGATATACATATTGCGCAGGTCATCAATACTTTTTCTATGGCTTTCATCAAATCGTACCACGAGGTCAAATCGTTTCTCGCCCTCAAAAATGACACCAGCCGTACCACCTGCAAATGCAGTACTTATGTAATCATTGACTTTTTGAATATCCAGTCCATATTGCGCCATTTTATCTCGCCTAAATTTTACGGTCATCTGTGGTAATCCAGCTGTACGTTCTGCACTCACATCGCCAGCACCAGGAACAGTCTGTATAATAGCTGCCATTTCCTGAACCTTTTTTGACAATACCTCTAAATCTTCGCCATAAAGCTTTACCGCAATGTCTTCTCTCACACCTTCTAAAAGCTCGTTAAACCGCAGCTCTACAGGTTGAGTAAATACTAAATTCACACCCACGAGTTCTTCATTCAATTTATCTCTAATGGCATCTATCAAACCTTCTTTAGTAGAGGCGGTTGTCCAGTCATCCATATCCTTATTAAGGATGATGTACATATCTGCAATGTCCATAGGCATAGGATCTGTAGGAATATCTGCTACACCTATACGTGCTGTGACTGTTTTAATTTCAGGGAAATTATCTAATAGAATGTTTTCTATTTTTTTGGAAACTTCAATGGATTCTGACAGCGAACTTCCTGGTCTTATGAGGGCCTGCATTGCTAGATCTCCTTCATCGAGCTGCGGCACAAATTCTCCACCCATATTAGAAAAGATAAAACCTGCGATGACAAGTAAAACTGCCGCGGCTGATAAAACGATTAGTTTCAGCTTAAGTGCTCCCTTTAACAATGGCATATATGCACTATGAACAGCACCTATTATTTTATCACTTATTTTTTCGAGCCAGCGCTCAAACCTACCGAACCAGTTTTTGGTATTTTGTACTGGTTTCATAAAAAGCGCAGACATCATAGGCACATAAGTAAGACAAAGAATAATGGCACCTATCATTGCAAACCCAAAGGTGTATGCCATAGGTTTGAACATTTTACCTTCTACACCTG from Dokdonia sp. Hel_I_53 carries:
- a CDS encoding CusA/CzcA family heavy metal efflux RND transporter translates to MINKIIDFSINNKFIIGLFTLTLIGVGIWSMATVNLGSVPDITNNQVQVITQSPNLGTEDIEQFVTYPVELSMGNLPGVTEIRSISRFGLSVVTIVFEDDMGTYLPRQLVGEKLNELGESIPEKFGSPSMGPISTGLGQIYEYTIKPEEGFETKYSPMELRTVQDWVIKRQLTLLEGVVEVNSYGGSIKQYEVAVDPEKLNSMGISISQVYESLAMNNVNTGGAYIEKNKMSNFIRGEGLIRSLEDIKNISITNEGNVPITIGDVATRVHFGNQVRYGAFTQDGKEAVGGIIMMLKGSNPNAVIQNVKNRMAEIEKSLPEGLSIVPIIDRSELIARTTDTVKTNLLEGALIVIFALVLLLGSLRGGIITATTIPLSLLFAFILMKQFNVWANLMSLGAIDFGIIIDGAVIIIEGTVYEIQKRIRSGKLKFNQDIMDKVAYEAGSTMMGSAFFGQIIILIVFTPILFLTGVEGKMFKPMAYTFGFAMIGAIILCLTYVPMMSALFMKPVQNTKNWFGRFERWLEKISDKIIGAVHSAYMPLLKGALKLKLIVLSAAAVLLVIAGFIFSNMGGEFVPQLDEGDLAMQALIRPGSSLSESIEVSKKIENILLDNFPEIKTVTARIGVADIPTDPMPMDIADMYIILNKDMDDWTTASTKEGLIDAIRDKLNEELVGVNLVFTQPVELRFNELLEGVREDIAVKLYGEDLEVLSKKVQEMAAIIQTVPGAGDVSAERTAGLPQMTVKFRRDKMAQYGLDIQKVNDYISTAFAGGTAGVIFEGEKRFDLVVRFDESHRKSIDDLRNMYIDLKDGNQVPIIEIAEIEYVPGPMQISRDNTYRRTYVGVNARGRDVESVVKDIQKRLDEELDLPSGYYITYGGEFENLQSAKDRLIIVVPIALFLIFILLYFALKSFSQSLMIYIAIPLAAIGGVFALWLRDMPFSISAGVGFIVLFGVAVLNGLVLINRFNSLKEEGVVSIKDRIFKGTKERIRPIMLTATTDIFGFLPMAFSTSAGAEVQQPLATVVIGGMLTATLLTLVVLPVLYTFIEKRRERKDQKKIGSFNTQALTTILILGFMLGGTSWASAQRAVEEKAKQSQAPLQDSIVQDSIIPITLSRAVEIAKENYPVLKTSQLEIERQNALTGNAYDFGNTQVFTGGEEVANGQGIYTLIGIGQQNIDLLGIGAKERLQQQRIELAQTAFDLSKILVEREVKKAWSEGFQAKKKFLLYRELDSIYNQFAQSVELNYEVEAISRLEYDAARNQALRVNNKFQQAETDYLIALQKLNLWLTPDTMYTVTDELEADEISISETVEILNDHPELSLSRKRIDEAQASYDAARVNLLPKFNLQGGLQRVNGDSGFYTYQVGITVPLFSGPDRSRAKAAKLDTQIAETDAAYKQRELQSQYTQAMQNYVRWRDTWFFYKTEALPLAIDQRKGALLAYKEGALDYAAFTQIIRDAIQTEMDALDALDNYLKALFELQYFQN